CCGTCTGCGAATTATCGCAGACGGCCTTTCAGTGGAGGATACAGGGATCGAACCTGCGACCTCTTGCATGCCATGCAAGCGCTCTCCCAGCTGAGCTAATCCCCCGTATACTTGTGCTGAACTCTTTGTCTTCAACCATTGCCAGCAATGTTTGAAGTGGAGCGACTTCGGAAAGTACCTTACATCGTCCGCAAGTCCAGCGACAAAGAACTAAAATTATCAACCGATCCGGCCAGTGTCAAGGACGCCGAGCGATCGTAAGTACGGTCAGCAGATTTTTTTAACTCGTTACCTGGACAGACTTTCCTTGAAGAAGACTCTTCTCACGCTGCTGAAGTTCGCGGTTCCGGCAGGAATTTTGACCTATTTGATTCGCGATCTGGTGGTCAACCACGGCGCCGAATTGCAGCAGATCCGCGATTCACCCAAAAATTGGGGGTTGCTGACGCTGGCGTTTGCGCTGGCGATGACAGCGCTCATTTGCACGTTTTTGCGGTGGCGGCTGCTGGTCGTCACGCTGCAAATGCCGTTTCGGGTGACCGACGCGCTGCGACTCGGGTTCCTGGGCTTTCTGTTTAACTTTGTCGGCGCCGGCAGCGTCGGGGGAGATCTTTTCAAGGCGATCTTTATTGCCCGCGAGTACCCGCAAAATCGGGCTGCCGCCTTCGCGACGGTCGTCGTCGATCGCATGATCGGGCTCTATGCGCTGTTGGTCGTGACATCGCTCGCAACCCTCGCGATCGATCGCACCATCGCCGACACGGCGATGCTGACCGTATTGAACATTATCTATGGCCTGACGATCGCCGGCGGTCTCGGCGTCGGCATGATCTTGCTGCCGGGTTTTACGCGGGGAAGCGTTTCCGAGATTCTCCGCAACCTGCCGAAGGTTGGCTCAAAAATTGGCAACCTGATCGACGCGGTCCGGCTCTATCGCCGTCAGCCGCTCGTGTTAACGGTGATCGCCGTGATGAGTCTGTCGATTCATGGGCTGTTCGCGATGTCGGTCTATTGCATCGCTCACGGCCTGTTTACGGACGTGCCGACGCTGCTAGAGCATCTGGTGATCGTGCCGTTGTCGATGGTCTTCGCCGCATTGCCGATCGCTCCCGGCGGGATGGGAACGTTTGAACTGGCCATGAACTACTTGTACCAACATGTGCCGACCCCGCCGGCCGCGGAAGGAATCGGCACGATCGTCGCGCTCGGCTATCGCGTGATCACCATTTTGATGGCGCTGGTCGGAGTCGTTTACTATTGGTTCTACCGCAAAGAAGTCGGCGTGCTCATGCACGAAGCGGAAGAAGAACAGGAGCACGAACACGATCAGCCGGCGTACGTCGATATCCCTACCGAAAGCGCGACAACCGAATAACACGGCGAACTTTCGTCGTTACTTCGTCGTCACGTCGAAGCGTGACAACACCTTTTCGAGGTAGTTCACCGGGACGTAGACGTCGATCTCTGCATGGTCGATCTCTTCCTCGGCAGACGCTTGCTGCACTTCGGCAACCGGCTCCACCTGGTATGGTTTTCCGTCGACCTCCACTTTTCCCCCTTCGCGCTGAATCGAGGGCCCCGTGTTGTCGAGCAAGTCGCTCTGCTTAATCGAAACCTGGCAGTAACCCTCGCTCCGCAATTGCGCAACGCCGTTGTTGCCGATCAGCGCCCCAGTCACGTCGACCCGCGATGCGCCCCCGATCGAGACGCCGCTACGTCCGTTGCCGCGCGCGGTGATCCGCTTTAACTGAACCTCAAACGCGTTGTCATGCGCG
The nucleotide sequence above comes from Blastopirellula sp. J2-11. Encoded proteins:
- a CDS encoding YbhN family protein; its protein translation is MKKTLLTLLKFAVPAGILTYLIRDLVVNHGAELQQIRDSPKNWGLLTLAFALAMTALICTFLRWRLLVVTLQMPFRVTDALRLGFLGFLFNFVGAGSVGGDLFKAIFIAREYPQNRAAAFATVVVDRMIGLYALLVVTSLATLAIDRTIADTAMLTVLNIIYGLTIAGGLGVGMILLPGFTRGSVSEILRNLPKVGSKIGNLIDAVRLYRRQPLVLTVIAVMSLSIHGLFAMSVYCIAHGLFTDVPTLLEHLVIVPLSMVFAALPIAPGGMGTFELAMNYLYQHVPTPPAAEGIGTIVALGYRVITILMALVGVVYYWFYRKEVGVLMHEAEEEQEHEHDQPAYVDIPTESATTE